In the Gossypium arboreum isolate Shixiya-1 chromosome 10, ASM2569848v2, whole genome shotgun sequence genome, one interval contains:
- the LOC108487985 gene encoding receptor-like protein 15, which yields MGPTWLRLLLISVLALEGAVWSDGCWDEERVALLQLQQFLTDIEYSLEGPDCCEWKWVECNITTRRVTQLSSLWGRLKIKDSNLFNVSMFLPFEELRSLDLYGNNLVGYVDNEGFGKLSKLRHLEILDLSNNRLNDSTLSSLTPLEWLSKLGSFESLDLTATNMKNNFLLHLGGLSSLTTLILQQNDLEGTIHLQDLYNLTNLKKLDLSYNRIESIHGNGRQLSLINLEEIDLTSNLFNNSIMEELSGFSNLKTLNMRLNRLNGLVDLKEFCALSNLETLDLSSNQVNRFVTSKGNRCLKKLKILHMDSVQIISLVSLLQPFSSVNTLFLRENSFLDKTIVTQELHVLSNVENLILDYTPLDINFLQSISILTSLKTLSLFGCALFGILPTHQGLCYLNNLEELSLNGNALGGAVAPCLGNLTSLRYLDISNNHFTGNIASTPLVNLTTLQFLSLSNNQLQVPMSFRSFANHSDLKVLLADQNNMFAEPTAFQTWWPKFQLKIFSMSNCMIEEHENLQLPNFLYFQHDLRDVDLSYCDFGGIRFPNWLLENNTRLEQLYMIDTSIVGPLFLPSHPSFNLKVFDISNNKVHHDIPRNFCSLFPHLEGLFMSKNDFKTDIPPCLGGLRRLQMLDLSHNDLSGEIPEELRMSSSLANLLLSNNSLSGKIIPTVYHLIILLEELRLDGNKFEGEISYFSPISIKNLQVLDVSDNEISGELPTWLWDTISLKILDFSKNNFEGPITMQLCNLINLEFLDLSSNHLSGTIPSCSNLQRMRHLHLANNRLSGALSNAIFTSSSLVTFDFSGNNFTGRIPNWISTLPTLSVLLLKENQFDGEFPLQLCKLQSLSILDFSRNKLSGHLPSCLSNLTLKPNEKSYVDSGGYVFDFFDDVMVDMGLTIYNLTGLVSVYRGYPFTYHEEEVPFSTKGATYTYKGNILDLLSAIDLSCNQLTGIILPGFGNLSEIRGLNLSHNNLTGPIPSTFSKLKQIESLDLSYNNLSGRIPSELTEMTALEVFSVAHNNLSGPLPDRKNQFGTFDESNYEGNPLLCGPPLNKSCNGGDSPTAPNATSSEEEHGHIDMVDFFISFATSYAIIFLTTVLVLHINPYWRRACFYFIEDRSIVCYFFIVDSLRLLPCFRRNI from the exons ATGGGGCCAACATGGCTAAGGCTTCTGTTGATAAGTGTGTTGGCTTTAGAAGGTGCAGTGTGGAGCGATGGATGTTGGGATGAAGAGCGTGTTGCACTCTTGCAACTCCAGCAATTCTTGACTGATATAGAGTATTCACTCGAGGGTCCAGATTGTTGTGAATGGAAATGGGTTGAGTGCAACATCACCACTCGACGAGTAACTCAACTCTCTTCTCTATGGGGTCGTTTGAAGATTAAGGATTCTAATCTCTTTAATGTCTCGATGTTTCTTCCCTTTGAAGAATTGAGGAGCCTTGATCTCTATGGTAATAACCTAGTTGGATATGTTGACAATGAAG GTTTTGGAAAGCTATCCAAGTTGAGACATCTAGAGATTCTTGACTTAAGTAACAATAGACTAAATGATAGCACTTTATCATCATTGA CACCATTGGAGTGGCTATCAAAACTTGGTAGTTTTGAAAGTCTTGATTTAACTGCAACCAATATGAAGAACAACTTCCTGTTACATTTGGGTGGCCTTTCATCTTTAACAACTTTAATTCTTCAGCAAAATGATTTAGAAGGAACAATTCATCTTCAAG ACTTGTATAACTTGACAAATTTGAAGAAGCTGGATTTAAGTTATAATAGAATTGAGAGCATACATG GTAATGGAAGACAACTGAGTTTGATCAATTTAGAAGAAATTGATTTGACTAGTAATCTGTTCAACAACAGTATAATGGAAGAGTTAAGTGGGTTTTCAAATCTGAAGACTTTgaatatgagattgaatcgacTGAATGGGTTAGTAGATCTTAAAG AATTTTGTGCTCTGAGCAATTTAGAGACTCTAGACTTAAGCTCCAATCAGGTGAATCGATTTGTGACTTCTAAAG GGAATAGATGCTTGAAAAAGCTAAAGATTCTACATATGGATTCTGTACAAATCATTTCTCTTGTATCACTCCTACAACCATTTTCATCCGTTAATACCCTGTTCTTAAGAGAGAATTCTTTTTTAGACAAAACCATAGTTACACAAG AGTTGCATGTGTTGAGTAATGTGGAGAACCTAATCCTGGATTATACTCCATTGGACATCAACTTTTTGCAAAGCATAAGCATCTTGACTTCTCTCAAAACCTTGTCTTTGTTTGGCTGTGCTCTATTTGGCATTTTACCTACTCATCAAG GTTTATGTTATCTAAACAATCTCGAGGAATTGAGTCTCAATGGAAATGCTCTAGGTGGTGCAGTTGCTCCATGTTTGGGCAACTTGACATCTCTTCGCTATTTGGATATATCTAACAATCACTTCACTGGAAATATTGCCTCCACTCCCCTCGTTAATCTCACCACGCTTCAATTCCTTTCCCTTTCAAATAATCAACTTCAAGTTCCAATGTCATTCAGGTCTTTTGCTAATCACTCCGATCTTAAAGTCCTTTTAGCCGATCAAAACAATATGTTCGCAGAGCCAACTGCTTTCCAAACATGGTGGCCAAAATTTCAACTTAAGATATTCAGCATGTCAAATTGTATGATAGAAGAACATGAGAACCTACAACTTCCTAATTTCCTATATTTCCAACATGATTTGAGAGACGTTGATCTTTCTTATTGCGATTTTGGCGGAATAAGGTTCCCAAATTGGTTGCTGGAGAATAATACACGATTGGAACAACTTTACATGATAGATACGTCAATTGTGGGTCCTTTGTTCTTACCATCACATCCTAGTTTCAATCTGAAGGTATTTGATATATCCAATAATAAAGTACATCATGATATTCCAAGGAATTTTTGCTCACTTTTTCCACATTTGGAAGGATTGTTCATGTCGAAAAATGACTTCAAAACTGATATTCCTCCATGTTTGGGTGGTTTGAGAAGATTACAAATGTTAGACTTGTCCCATAATGATTTGTCTGGAGAAATACCTGAAGAGTTGCGCATGAGCAGCTCTTTAGCTAATCTTCTACTTTCAAATAACAGTTTGAGTGGCAAAATAATTCCCACAGtttatcatttaattattttgttgGAGGAATTACGTTTGGATGGTAACAAGTTTGAGGGAGAGATTTCTTACTTTTCACCCATTAGCATTAAAAATCTCCAAGTGTTAGATGTAAGTGATAATGAAATCTCTGGTGAGCTTCCAACATGGTTATGGGATAcaatatctttgaaaatactggaTTTCTCCAAAAACAATTTTGAGGGTCCCATTACCATGCAATTATGCAATTTGATAAATCTGGAGTTTCTAGATctttcttcaaatcatttgtcTGGTACTATTCCATCTTGCTCTAATCTACAAAGGATGAGGCATCTGCATCTGGCCAACAATAGACTTAGTGGAGCACTGTCAAATGCCATTTTTACAAGCTCTTCATTGGTTACGTTCGATTTTAGTGGAAACAATTTTACCGGAAGAATTCCAAATTGGATTAGCACGCTGCCGACTTTGAGCGTCCTTCTCCTAAAAGAAAATCAATTTGATGGTGAATTTCCTCTACAGTTATGCAAACTACAGTCATTAAGCATCTTGGACTTTTCACGCAATAAACTTTCTGGTCATCTACCTTCCTGTTTGAGTAATTTAACTCTCAAGCCAAATGAAAAGTCCTACGTTGATTCTGGTGGTTATGtgtttgatttttttgatgaCGTAATGGTAGATATGGGACTAACCATATACAATCTCACAGGCTTGGTGAGTGTATATAGAGGTTATCCTTTTACCTACCATGAAGAAGAGGTACCATTCTCAACAAAGGGTGCAACATACACTTACAAGGGAAATATTCTTGACCTGTTGTCGGCAATTGATCTCTCTTGCAACCAACTCACAGGAATAATCCTGCCTGGATTTGGGAATTTGAGTGAAATTAGAGGACTAAACTTGTCGCACAATAACTTAACTGGACCTATCCCCTCAACTTTTTCAAAACTCAAGCAGATTGAGAGTTTGGACCTTTCTTACAACAACTTAAGTGGTAGGATCCCCTCTGAACTAACTGAGATGACCGCTTTGGAGGTATTTTCCGTCGCACACAACAACTTGTCAGGGCCTCTCCCCGATAGGAAAAATCAATTTGGGACATTCGATGAGAGCAACTACGAGGGAAACCCTCTTCTTTGTGGACCTCCATTGAACAAGAGTTGTAATGGAGGTGATTCACCAACAGCTCCAAATGCTACATCTAGTGAAGAAGAACATGGTCATATAGACATGGTTGATTTTTTTATAAGCTTTGCAACTTCCTATGCAATTATATTTTTGACAACTGTTCTTGTACTCCACATAAACCCATACTGGAGACGAGCATGTTTTTATTTCATTGAAGATCGTAGCATCGTTTGCTATTTCTTCATTGTGGATAGTCTTCGTCTGTTGCCTTGCTTCAGGAGAAACATCTAG